In Anaeromicrobium sediminis, one DNA window encodes the following:
- a CDS encoding sensor domain-containing diguanylate cyclase, protein MKREENYLKKELYNLVKENSKIFEFIQSGSLDGIWYWDLENIENEWMSPRLWETLGFDPKEKKHLTSEWQDLIHPEDLKTALNNFEKHCKDPNHLYDQIVRYKHKNGSTVWIRCRGIVIRDENFKPIRMLGAHTDITQIKKLQLELEKQNKELLKKQKEIEELNKELEKEATIDVLTALLNRRAINRILEFEKNKSYRSITTFTILIIDINSFKKINDSYGHLAGDEVLINFSRNLKSILRRQDVVSRWGGDEFLVLLPETNENQARVVVAKINDESKNWTLKHRGENISYSISIGIAEYLKDEEIDDLIKRGDQSLYKEKALFHQNDE, encoded by the coding sequence ATGAAGAGGGAAGAAAATTACTTGAAAAAAGAACTTTATAACCTTGTTAAAGAAAACTCAAAAATATTTGAATTTATACAATCCGGATCATTAGATGGTATATGGTATTGGGATTTGGAAAATATAGAAAACGAATGGATGAGCCCTAGATTGTGGGAAACATTAGGTTTTGACCCAAAAGAAAAAAAGCATTTAACTAGTGAGTGGCAGGACTTAATTCATCCAGAAGACTTAAAAACTGCTTTAAACAATTTTGAAAAACATTGCAAAGATCCTAATCATCTTTATGATCAAATTGTTAGGTATAAGCATAAAAATGGATCTACAGTCTGGATAAGATGTAGAGGTATAGTCATAAGAGATGAAAATTTCAAACCAATTAGGATGTTGGGTGCCCATACTGATATTACACAAATTAAAAAATTACAACTTGAACTTGAAAAGCAAAATAAAGAACTCTTAAAAAAGCAAAAAGAAATTGAAGAATTGAATAAAGAATTAGAAAAGGAAGCAACCATAGATGTACTTACTGCTCTTTTAAATAGACGTGCAATAAATAGAATATTAGAATTTGAAAAAAATAAATCATATAGATCTATAACAACTTTTACAATTTTAATAATTGATATAAATAGTTTCAAGAAAATTAATGATAGTTATGGACATCTGGCAGGAGATGAGGTATTAATTAATTTTTCTAGAAATTTAAAAAGTATATTAAGAAGACAAGACGTTGTATCTAGATGGGGCGGCGATGAATTTTTAGTTCTTTTACCTGAAACCAATGAAAACCAAGCAAGAGTAGTAGTGGCAAAAATCAATGATGAATCAAAAAATTGGACTCTTAAGCATAGAGGAGAAAATATTAGCTACTCAATAAGTATTGGAATAGCGGAATATTTAAAAGATGAAGAAATAGATGATTTGATTAAAAGAGGAGACCAATCCCTTTATAAAGAAAAAGCATTGTTTCATCAAAATGATGAATAA
- a CDS encoding class I SAM-dependent methyltransferase, with product MENGKGSMTAIVSAFGRAYHALYDEPKIFNDYLAAQFNYKTVSLIIWNF from the coding sequence ATGGAGAATGGTAAAGGAAGTATGACAGCAATTGTATCAGCATTTGGTCGTGCATATCATGCATTATATGATGAACCAAAGATCTTTAATGATTATTTGGCAGCACAATTTAATTACAAAACTGTAAGTTTAATAATATGGAACTTTTGA
- a CDS encoding ornithine cyclodeaminase family protein: protein MEKLEFLYLSEEDILGLNISWEEVFGSVEKALKEHGEKTVENPPKPGVHSLSNSFIHAMPAYLEQMQAIGLKWVSGYPPNREKNLPVINGLQIINCAQTGVPLAVMNATWTTTVRTAAVSAVTAMRCARKDSEVVGIIGAGVQGRINIIALKKILPQIKKCKVYDIFPAASDGFREEISKKLDIEIEIVSSPEEAVRNSDIVITATQKLPEPIVKYEWLKEGVLGLPLESSRAWTNEALFGVDKFINDDLEQAKLYQSQGAFSGGIPELHAETGEVIAGLKAGRENDTEKIIAMNIGLACEDISFGKYIYEKAMEKGVGSKLQL from the coding sequence ATGGAAAAATTAGAATTTTTATATTTATCAGAAGAAGATATTTTAGGTCTTAATATTTCATGGGAAGAGGTATTTGGGAGTGTTGAAAAAGCTTTAAAAGAACATGGTGAGAAGACAGTTGAAAATCCACCTAAACCTGGTGTTCATAGTTTAAGCAATTCATTTATACATGCTATGCCAGCATATCTAGAGCAAATGCAAGCCATAGGATTAAAATGGGTGAGCGGATATCCACCTAATCGTGAAAAGAATTTACCCGTAATAAATGGATTACAGATAATAAATTGTGCACAAACAGGTGTACCGTTAGCTGTAATGAATGCAACTTGGACTACAACTGTAAGAACTGCTGCAGTATCTGCCGTAACAGCAATGCGCTGTGCTAGAAAGGATTCAGAAGTAGTTGGAATAATAGGAGCAGGAGTTCAAGGGAGAATTAATATTATAGCATTGAAAAAAATATTACCACAAATTAAAAAATGTAAAGTTTATGATATATTCCCAGCTGCTTCAGATGGTTTCAGAGAGGAAATATCAAAAAAACTAGATATTGAAATTGAAATTGTAAGTAGTCCTGAAGAAGCTGTAAGAAATTCAGACATAGTAATAACAGCAACTCAAAAACTACCAGAGCCAATTGTTAAATATGAATGGCTGAAAGAAGGGGTCTTAGGACTTCCGTTAGAATCAAGTAGAGCTTGGACCAATGAGGCTTTGTTTGGAGTTGATAAATTTATTAATGATGATTTAGAACAAGCTAAATTATATCAATCACAAGGAGCATTTTCAGGTGGAATCCCTGAGTTACATGCTGAAACTGGAGAGGTTATCGCAGGATTGAAGGCAGGAAGGGAAAACGATACCGAGAAGATAATCGCAATGAATATAGGCTTAGCCTGTGAGGATATTTCTTTTGGAAAGTATATATATGAGAAGGCCATGGAAAAAGGTGTTGGAAGTAAACTACAACTTTAA
- a CDS encoding FMN-binding protein: MFNKKLNLAILICIIAIGMLTGCSTNENASQEVAELTFEEWANQELVWPEWAEPIQVEINEETRKGPTSVRKTFDIETARENIAKIRYLVENSEDTDEYPYHNIWKSNLGNGLLKLGENHLAYHYLNEIVNLSPDANYGTEKVDGKRVIEPIGETLAQKIAHGRMLKAIAKAGYGDEVMSRYEEYDYETNGEVFSWQLTSAAWAMGLIGEEEEAYKLFEYGISPENFNDLKPWQASSNVLAASSYAYAKGDYDKVFDFTEKLILEGIDSTNPAYFLDNDLKSGRKAKYFNRHWKSCYQLAEGFRELATKAKNGEIATFTDLKDGVYTSSNTGYMLTPIDVTVTVKDGKVIDIKATQEEPREDRSGTALESLPPRIVEAQSLDVDVISSATISSESIKMGVAKALLQAKK, translated from the coding sequence ATGTTTAATAAGAAACTTAATTTAGCAATATTAATATGCATAATTGCAATTGGTATGCTTACAGGTTGTTCTACAAATGAAAATGCATCACAGGAGGTAGCCGAGTTAACTTTTGAAGAATGGGCAAATCAAGAGCTGGTATGGCCAGAATGGGCAGAACCTATCCAAGTTGAAATAAACGAAGAAACTAGGAAAGGACCTACTTCTGTAAGAAAAACCTTTGATATTGAAACAGCTAGAGAAAATATAGCTAAAATACGTTATTTAGTAGAAAATAGTGAAGATACAGATGAATATCCATATCATAATATCTGGAAAAGTAATCTAGGTAATGGTTTATTAAAATTAGGTGAAAATCATCTTGCTTACCATTATTTAAACGAAATAGTGAACCTTTCTCCAGATGCCAACTATGGAACAGAGAAGGTAGATGGCAAGAGAGTTATAGAGCCTATAGGAGAGACTTTAGCACAAAAAATTGCTCACGGTAGAATGTTAAAGGCTATTGCAAAAGCTGGATATGGTGATGAAGTTATGTCAAGATATGAAGAATACGATTATGAAACAAATGGAGAAGTATTCTCATGGCAATTAACTTCTGCAGCTTGGGCAATGGGACTTATAGGTGAAGAAGAAGAAGCTTATAAACTTTTTGAATACGGTATTAGTCCAGAAAATTTTAATGACTTGAAACCTTGGCAAGCTAGTTCAAATGTACTTGCAGCTTCCTCATATGCATATGCAAAAGGAGATTATGATAAAGTTTTTGACTTTACAGAGAAGTTGATTTTAGAAGGAATTGACTCAACTAATCCAGCGTATTTTCTTGATAACGACCTTAAATCAGGTCGTAAAGCAAAATACTTTAACCGTCATTGGAAGTCATGCTATCAGTTAGCTGAAGGTTTTAGAGAATTGGCAACAAAAGCAAAAAATGGTGAGATTGCAACTTTTACAGATTTAAAAGATGGAGTATACACTAGTAGTAATACGGGTTACATGTTAACGCCTATTGATGTAACTGTAACAGTAAAAGATGGTAAGGTCATAGATATAAAAGCAACTCAAGAAGAACCTAGAGAGGATAGATCAGGAACGGCCCTTGAGTCTTTACCACCAAGAATTGTTGAGGCACAATCTTTAGACGTGGACGTTATTTCATCAGCAACAATTTCTAGTGAATCTATTAAAATGGGTGTAGCAAAGGCTTTACTACAAGCTAAAAAATAA
- a CDS encoding FMN-binding protein has protein sequence MKKIGLIRKIIQTIAFLPITVIALNNQTYFSVFILILTAIGGAFYCGYLCPFGFLQEIVSIIGNKLKIKKKTVPPKLNSILKLTRYILYILVTVLSVSAIFILLRYDARSNLYLVLIGKQINYAMIISVIMFCTLSLFYKKPFCNYFCIKGAEYGLLSIFRVFSIKRNTKSCVNCKLCDRACEMGITVSTCNSVNSMNCINCFECIKKCPIKNTLTFGLVQPNLLKKKVAFAVLIGAIYVGALHSDYFLKTSIVDANVKAVETSKIVEETTKEPEVDNATYYIGEANGYNDLIKVKVGIEEGVITKISIVDHDEDWDWYTKAKGPIIDAILEKQSADVDTVSGATFTSTGIIEAVKKALEGAEFNK, from the coding sequence ATGAAAAAAATCGGACTTATCAGAAAAATAATTCAAACTATTGCATTTTTGCCAATAACTGTAATTGCACTTAATAACCAAACTTATTTCTCTGTATTTATACTAATACTTACAGCAATAGGTGGAGCCTTTTATTGTGGTTATCTCTGTCCATTTGGATTTCTACAAGAGATAGTGTCTATTATAGGTAATAAACTTAAGATTAAGAAAAAAACTGTACCACCTAAATTAAATTCTATTTTAAAGCTAACTAGATATATACTTTATATATTAGTCACAGTACTAAGTGTAAGTGCTATTTTTATACTGCTAAGATATGATGCTAGAAGTAATCTATATTTAGTTTTAATTGGAAAACAGATTAACTATGCAATGATTATTAGCGTTATAATGTTTTGCACACTTTCACTTTTTTATAAAAAACCTTTCTGTAATTACTTTTGTATAAAAGGTGCTGAATATGGATTACTCAGTATTTTTAGAGTTTTTAGCATAAAAAGAAATACCAAATCCTGTGTTAACTGTAAGTTATGTGACAGAGCTTGTGAGATGGGTATAACTGTTTCTACTTGTAATTCAGTTAATTCTATGAACTGTATTAATTGTTTTGAGTGTATAAAAAAATGCCCTATCAAGAATACTCTAACATTTGGTCTAGTGCAACCGAATCTTTTAAAGAAAAAAGTTGCTTTTGCTGTATTGATAGGAGCCATATATGTTGGTGCACTTCATTCAGACTATTTTTTAAAAACATCAATAGTAGATGCTAATGTAAAAGCTGTTGAAACTAGTAAAATTGTAGAAGAAACAACTAAAGAACCTGAGGTTGATAATGCTACTTATTATATTGGAGAGGCAAATGGGTATAATGATTTAATTAAAGTTAAAGTAGGCATAGAAGAAGGGGTTATCACTAAAATATCCATAGTAGACCATGATGAAGATTGGGATTGGTACACTAAGGCTAAAGGTCCTATAATAGATGCAATACTAGAAAAACAATCTGCCGACGTGGACACTGTAAGTGGTGCTACTTTTACATCAACAGGTATAATAGAAGCAGTAAAAAAAGCTCTTGAAGGAGCAGAATTTAATAAATAA
- a CDS encoding Na+/H+ antiporter NhaC family protein yields MENSSKKRDITFIEAFGMILVYVAVFVWGKGKFPTGMAILICAFFSAAYGVWVLKTSWDDIFKNILKMFDMGMPAILVLLMVGFISASWLASGTIPVLIVYGLKILNPSIFLVAAFLVTAIVAIATGSSWTIVATFGVALMGIAKGMGIPPGVAGGAIVSGCWLGDKWSPLSDTTNLGAAVTGEDVFSVFKYNFHTSGLGGVGAAIVFTIVGFKYSGGVIDSGKIQSLLDGINGLYNINALLLLPIVVVIYFAIKRKPVLPVLMLGVVVGIALAVIVQGKDLAQIINALYNGYVTETGVTEIDKLLSGGGLLSMMSVMLIIFCAFVLAGTLETIGTMDALVTKMGSLTKTRGPLVLTSYITSILATYLGGTAYTGVILNAGMYRSAYKKIGLANINLSRTVLEGSGHTSALVPWCGSHVIIYATLGITWADFLPHYYSFWVSSALLIIYGFTGLFTKKLEEEEMTLEEVEVAQTII; encoded by the coding sequence ATGGAAAATTCCTCGAAAAAAAGAGATATAACCTTTATTGAGGCTTTTGGTATGATTTTAGTGTATGTTGCAGTCTTTGTATGGGGTAAAGGTAAGTTCCCAACAGGTATGGCCATATTAATATGTGCATTCTTTTCAGCAGCTTATGGTGTATGGGTACTTAAAACCAGTTGGGATGACATATTTAAAAATATATTAAAAATGTTTGATATGGGAATGCCGGCTATCCTCGTGTTACTTATGGTAGGTTTCATAAGTGCTTCCTGGCTTGCCTCAGGTACCATACCAGTTCTTATTGTATACGGATTAAAAATATTAAATCCATCCATATTTTTAGTGGCAGCATTTTTAGTTACGGCAATAGTAGCTATAGCCACAGGTTCATCCTGGACTATTGTAGCCACATTTGGAGTTGCCTTAATGGGTATAGCAAAGGGAATGGGAATTCCTCCAGGAGTTGCTGGTGGTGCCATTGTTAGTGGATGCTGGTTAGGAGATAAATGGAGTCCCCTGTCAGATACTACCAATCTAGGAGCTGCAGTTACTGGAGAAGACGTATTCTCTGTATTTAAATATAATTTCCACACTAGTGGACTAGGCGGAGTTGGTGCAGCGATAGTATTTACCATTGTAGGGTTTAAGTATTCAGGAGGTGTAATTGATTCTGGTAAGATCCAAAGTTTATTAGATGGAATTAATGGATTATACAATATTAATGCCCTATTATTACTACCGATAGTTGTTGTAATATACTTTGCTATAAAAAGAAAGCCTGTACTTCCAGTACTAATGTTAGGGGTAGTGGTTGGAATAGCTTTAGCTGTAATAGTACAAGGAAAGGATTTGGCACAAATCATAAATGCATTATATAATGGATATGTTACGGAAACAGGAGTTACAGAAATTGATAAGTTATTAAGTGGTGGAGGACTCCTATCTATGATGAGCGTAATGCTGATAATTTTCTGTGCATTTGTTTTAGCAGGTACTTTAGAAACTATTGGAACGATGGATGCTTTAGTTACTAAGATGGGCTCATTAACTAAAACAAGAGGACCATTAGTGCTTACATCTTATATTACATCAATATTAGCCACGTATTTAGGAGGAACTGCTTATACGGGAGTAATTCTGAATGCTGGAATGTATAGAAGTGCCTATAAAAAAATAGGTTTAGCTAATATTAACTTGTCTAGAACTGTATTAGAAGGATCAGGACATACAAGTGCGTTAGTTCCTTGGTGCGGAAGTCATGTTATAATTTATGCCACTCTTGGAATCACTTGGGCAGATTTCTTACCTCATTATTATTCTTTCTGGGTTTCATCTGCTTTGCTTATAATATATGGATTTACAGGATTATTTACTAAGAAATTAGAAGAAGAGGAAATGACACTAGAGGAAGTAGAAGTAGCTCAAACAATAATCTAA
- a CDS encoding alpha/beta hydrolase, with protein MTEKNIEKDPIYKNKKTGDGGNSKFHNRDFTDSNVIRDFRNFLNEESNKLLKELKQEYSLKEIEIKGVPAVWIDTSNSNKNKGVIIYLHGGGYMSGNVKNYCTIPIQLSNAIGIKVLSVDYGLAPEDPFPKGLEDALNIYEYLLEEGYSSNNIAIAGDSAGGGLAVATVLKLRDLGLDLPAALGLFSPWVDLTLKGDTIETLKEYETILSKRQLEGSAKIYAGKEELDNPLISPIYANYKDFPPMMILAGSREVLLSDSMNLARKAALNNTTVNLIVWDNLYHVFAADSNLPESKEAIEALGVFLLEKMNYKI; from the coding sequence ATGACAGAAAAAAATATAGAAAAAGATCCTATCTATAAAAATAAAAAGACAGGTGATGGAGGAAATTCCAAGTTTCATAATAGGGACTTTACAGATAGTAATGTTATAAGAGATTTTAGGAACTTTTTGAACGAAGAGTCAAATAAGTTGTTAAAAGAATTAAAACAGGAGTATTCATTAAAAGAAATAGAGATTAAAGGAGTCCCTGCTGTTTGGATAGACACTTCCAACTCTAATAAAAATAAAGGGGTTATAATATATCTTCATGGTGGAGGATATATGAGTGGAAATGTGAAGAATTACTGTACAATTCCAATTCAGCTTTCAAATGCTATAGGGATAAAGGTATTATCAGTTGATTATGGTCTAGCTCCTGAAGATCCATTTCCAAAGGGTTTGGAAGATGCACTAAATATATATGAATATCTCCTAGAAGAAGGATATAGTTCTAATAATATTGCTATTGCTGGAGATTCAGCAGGTGGAGGCCTTGCTGTAGCAACTGTTTTAAAACTAAGAGATTTAGGATTAGATTTACCAGCTGCTTTAGGGCTATTTTCACCTTGGGTTGATTTAACATTAAAAGGAGATACAATAGAAACTTTAAAAGAGTACGAAACCATATTAAGTAAAAGACAATTAGAAGGATCAGCAAAAATTTATGCTGGAAAAGAAGAGTTAGATAATCCTTTAATTTCTCCAATTTATGCTAATTATAAAGATTTCCCACCTATGATGATTTTAGCAGGAAGTCGTGAGGTGTTACTTAGTGATTCAATGAACTTAGCTAGAAAAGCAGCACTTAATAATACTACTGTAAATCTTATTGTATGGGATAACTTATATCACGTTTTTGCAGCAGATTCGAATCTTCCTGAAAGCAAAGAAGCCATAGAAGCATTAGGAGTATTTTTATTAGAAAAGATGAACTATAAAATATAA
- a CDS encoding (Fe-S)-binding protein has translation MKQVYAPGCALMIYKPQLAEKISEFLNKDLENIPNHMICCKHEPNLEKDTKVLNTCPGCDRRYRELYEGISTVSLWEILAESDTFSFPDYEGMEMTIHDACPTRTEERVHIAMRKLLQRMNIKIIEPKNTRTKSICCGDSFYGILTVEKVKEQMRKRSEEMPCDNVVVYCVSCIKSMHIGGKKPRYIVDLLFGENTDIGTFEPDEWHDEIQRFIDAH, from the coding sequence ATGAAACAAGTTTATGCGCCAGGTTGTGCGCTTATGATTTATAAGCCACAACTTGCTGAAAAAATATCAGAATTTTTAAATAAGGATTTGGAGAATATTCCTAATCATATGATTTGTTGTAAACATGAGCCTAATTTAGAAAAGGATACAAAGGTACTTAACACATGCCCAGGATGTGATAGACGATATAGAGAACTTTATGAAGGTATATCAACGGTGTCCTTGTGGGAAATATTAGCTGAAAGTGATACATTTTCATTTCCAGACTATGAGGGTATGGAAATGACTATACATGATGCCTGTCCTACTCGTACAGAAGAGAGGGTACATATTGCAATGAGAAAACTTCTCCAAAGGATGAACATTAAGATTATAGAACCTAAAAATACTCGTACAAAGTCTATCTGCTGTGGAGATAGTTTTTACGGAATATTGACTGTAGAGAAGGTTAAAGAGCAGATGAGAAAACGTTCAGAGGAGATGCCCTGTGACAATGTGGTAGTTTATTGTGTTTCATGTATTAAGTCAATGCATATTGGAGGTAAAAAACCACGTTATATTGTAGATCTTTTGTTTGGAGAAAATACGGACATTGGTACATTTGAGCCTGATGAATGGCATGATGAAATACAAAGGTTTATAGATGCACATTAA
- a CDS encoding GntR family transcriptional regulator codes for MGNLKMTDEICKDIKNKILVGELKENTKISERYLGNLYDTSRTTIRSAINKLKDDGWLYVQAKSGTYVSPVDTKAISDNFQVRLLLEPNMLLLAIPNITNEDILRLKKNCDSMENGDTEKYGYYEADNHNVIKEKTDNKVIVNIINDMMDNILRITSKTSLLDKRKEASINEWRKIIHYLELGDGYMASQYMTQHIINSSDTFKKNFHIDIDS; via the coding sequence ATGGGAAATTTAAAGATGACAGATGAAATTTGCAAGGACATTAAAAATAAAATTTTAGTTGGAGAATTAAAAGAAAACACAAAAATTAGTGAGAGATATCTTGGAAACCTTTATGACACATCAAGGACAACAATTAGGAGTGCAATTAATAAACTAAAAGATGATGGGTGGCTTTATGTTCAAGCAAAATCAGGCACATATGTATCACCTGTAGATACGAAAGCAATAAGTGATAACTTTCAGGTTAGATTGCTACTTGAACCCAATATGCTTTTACTGGCCATACCTAACATTACTAATGAAGACATTTTGCGTTTGAAAAAAAATTGTGACTCCATGGAAAATGGTGATACTGAAAAATATGGCTATTATGAAGCTGATAACCATAATGTAATAAAAGAAAAAACAGACAATAAAGTTATTGTTAACATTATAAATGATATGATGGATAACATTTTAAGAATAACTTCTAAGACTTCATTGTTAGATAAAAGAAAAGAAGCAAGTATAAATGAGTGGAGAAAAATAATTCATTATCTTGAATTAGGTGATGGATATATGGCCAGTCAATATATGACCCAACATATAATTAACTCATCAGATACATTTAAAAAAAATTTTCATATTGACATAGATTCATAA